The DNA sequence ACCATCagaaataaaattgttgatattgctGTCTTTAAGAATGAACCTGCTGTTTTGATGTTGACTATGACCACTGCCTTGATTGGTTCATCAACTTGGTTGACTGTTGCAACCTCTATTGGTATGCCAGTTTCTACTACTCACTCTATTGTTGGTGCTGTTATTGGTGCCGCTATTGCAGCCAAAGgtggtaataatattatttggGGTTGGAAAGGTGTTGCTCAAATCATTGCCTCTTGGTTTATTGCCCCTGCTATTGCTGGTGCCTTTGCttctattattttcttaatTTCTAAATTTGGTGTTTTGGAAGTTAAAAACCCAAGAACATCATTAAGAAACGCTATGTTGCTTGTCCCTATGCTTGTGTTTGTTGCATTTTCTATTTTGACTATGCTTATTGTTTGGAAAGGTAGTCCAAAATTGAAGTTGAACACATTGTCCACTGGTACCACCGTAGGTGCTATTTTTGGAACTGGTGGTGTTGCAACTGCTGTTTACTTCTTGTTTGCTTACCCATACTACAGAAGAAAATTGGTACACGAAGACTGGACTTTGCAATGGTACGATATTTTTAGAGGTCCTATTTACTGGTTCAAGTCTACTGACAATATTCCACCAATTCCAGAAGGTCAAACTTTGACTAAAGACTATTACAAGGGAAGAAGATATGACGAAGCTGGAAATTTGGTAGTTCTTGGAACTGACAGAGATGCTTCTGCTGGCGTTGTCGAAGCTGCTCACGATGGTGAAGACTCTAATTCCGATGGTGAAAAAACATCTGCTGTTGTCCAAAACCAACCTTCCTCAGTTGATTCTGAGAAACAACCAGCCCCATCAGCCGCTGGTACTGCTGAATACAAAGGCGAAAACTCAAGATGGCCTAATAAATTCCCTGGGTACCTTAAATTGGCTAAAGAATCACCAAAAAATTGGCCATTAGTGTTTTTCTTGCTTTTAACTCATGGTGTTAGACAAGATATTATTGCCAATCAAGCTGGTTCCAAAGACGTCTTGGCTGGTGACTTGCACAAAATGCACACTGCATCCAAGTATTACGacaacaaaattgaatacATGTACTCCCTTTTGCAAGCAATCACTGCCTGTACCATGTCTTTTGCTCACGGTGCCAATGATATTGCTAACGCTACTGGTCCTCTTGCTACTGTTTATTTAGTTTGGACTACCAACACCACAGCTTCCAAAGCTGAAGTTCCAGTTTGGGTTTTGTGTTACGCTGCTGGTGCTTTAGTTATTGGGTTATGGACTTATGGTTACCACATCATGGCTAACTTGggaaataaattgattttgcaATCACCAGCAAGAGGTTTCTCTATTGAATTGGGTGCTGCTGTCACTACTGTTATGGCTactcaattgaaaattccAATCTCTACTACCCAATCTGCTGTTGGTGCCACTGTCTTCGTTGGTTTATGTAACAGAGAATGGAAATCCGTCAACTGGAGAATGGTTGCATGGTGTTATTTGGGTTGGATTATTACTTTACCATGTGCTGGTTTAATTGCTGGTCTTCTAAATGCAATAATCTTGTATGCACCATCTAAAGGTGTAAGCTACACTATGACTTAGACgttgtttttggtttccATTTAGCATTTTATACTATTCTTactatttctttattatttcgttttctaatttcttaattaatattagcTTCATTGTAATGTGAAATGTTCCATGTAATACTTTgatggtttttttttttgtcttttaatatatatatatatatatatatatatataatgtGATAGAGGTCGTCAAAAGACAATTATAGATTTGGAAAGAAAGGAATATACAAGATATATCAAGAACAAAAGTCCcgtttatttatatttgctGGATCCAGTGGGTGTCTTAAGTTGCAACCGAGTTGATTATTaatctttatttttcatttatcaTGATgccaattgattatttgctTAGCACTAGgataatatcaattgagATGACTCGATGATAAAGTTGTTGCAATTCTAGGATTCagaaaattatcaattccTGAAAATGGAGGTTCAACAATAGCTCTTTAATTACGGTTCAGAATCCTCTAATAGTAACCCTGCTTACAAATGAATATCTTTATGACAATTTGTATCAATATTAGATGAAGAACTAGCAGAACTTACTTAGCACATTAATTGTGATATTACCTTTTCCGGTTTACTGGACACATTAATTGATTGCGacgaacaaaaaaaaaaacaaaactaaaCAACACCTACAAAAGACACAACAAGATCAATAGAGCTTGTCTGGTTATTCACATCCTCTACTTcctcaatttcatcaatcaaCATCTTACATCAATGGACAAATTTGACTCATCGTTAGACTTAATCAGAAGATTGGATCCACGTTCCATAACTACCAATTTATCCAACATCTGTGCATTAATTTCTGAAGACGAGGAATTGGTTGCCGATCTATTATCTTCTGTGGATACCCCATTAACAACTTCAACATGTTTGAAATCAGGTAAAGATTACTTGTGTTGTGACTATAATCGTGATGGTGATAGTTACCGTTCACCATGGACTAATATATATTACCCTGAGTTGTCACTGCAAGATGTGAATGATGCACCTTATCCTTCTTCAATATTACGTGATTTGGAAATCAAAGCTAATGATTCATTCGACATTTATCGAGACTTATACTATGAAGGTGGTATATCAAGTGTTTACTTGTGGGATACTTCTGAAGAAGATGAGGAGGTAGATTCCACAACAGCATTACAAAACGGATTTGCTGGCGTCGTCTTGTTCAAGAAAGAAACCGAAGACAAGTCGGGCAATTGGGATAGTATTCATGTCTTTGAAGTTGTTCCACAATCTAAAAATAGATATTTGTATAAACTCACAACTTCAGTTGTTTTAAACttggaaaacaaaaagcaAGTGGGTGGTAATTTAGGACTTGCTGGCAATTTAACCAGACAATTGGAACAGGAACAATCAATTGAGCTAGATGGTTCCATTAATCCAGAAACTAGtcatttgattaatttggGTCAATTGGTTGAAAAGCTGGAGTATAACATTAGAAATTTGTTGCAAGAAGTGTATTTTGacaaattgaaagataTTATGTTGAAAGATTTAAGATCAATGGGCGATATAAACGATAAAAAGTTAgatgatttgaaacaaaatgcTATTATTAAAGGATTACAGGgtttataaataaaacaagGCCTATAAATACATCAACtaatatgtatatatatatatcatcttctataaattgataaatccaATGTTTCAAGATTATCTTCGTCATCACTTGCCACTGGCTCTAGTAGATCGGTATCAGAGTCACCTTCTGACTCATTAGCAACTAATTTGCGAGGCCCTCGAATATCGACTGCTGATCCCGTCTCTAAATTGTACATTGCCGTTGGCTTCGATCGTGTTTCGCTTTCCACCTCATTCAAAGATGACAATACATTGTTTTTGACATCATTAACAAATGACCATATGGATGAGGATACATTTTGCAACATATCATCGGTAGTGGTTCTATTATTCAGATTACTCTTCTTCTGCTCAAAAGCTTTTGACTTTGCTTGCAATGGTGAAGTGATAGATCCAATACTTGATATAGAACCCTCTGAAGACTTTGATTGATGTGATAAACGCTTTCTGTTGTCGCTGTGTAGTTGGCGTTTTTGGTCACGCTCATTTATCAAAGacttttcaaattcattttgcAACATGCTGTCAAATTGTTGTATCAAATCTAAAGGTTTAGTTAATCCACTCCAAAGTTTTGATGAAGATTCCTGAGACGTAGAAGCATTAGATATGCTGTTGCTAGGAGAAACATCTAAATGGTCCTCTCGATTATCATGGAATAAAGACGACCGTCtccttgttcttgttcttgcGATTGCCTCATCTCTAGGATTACTATTCTGTCGTGGTCTGTTATTTTgtgattgattatttttggtTGCTGTACTTTCCGATGACAATTCCTTGTATAA is a window from the Candida dubliniensis CD36 chromosome 4, complete sequence genome containing:
- a CDS encoding Na+/Pi synporter, putative. (Similar to S. cerevisiae PHO89;~up-regulated in opaque phase cells - Lan CY, et al. (2002) Metabolic specialization associated with phenotypic switching in Candida albicans. Proc Natl Acad Sci U S A 99(23):14907-12;~up-regulated in biofilms - Murillo LA, et al. (2005) Genome-Wide Transcription Profiling of the Early Phase of Biofilm Formation by Candida albicans. Eukaryot Cell 4(9):1562-73); translated protein: MALHQFDYLFAIAMIFAFLDAWNIGANDVANSFSSSVSSRSLKYWQAMILAAIMEFLGAVLVGSRVSDTIRNKIVDIAVFKNEPAVLMLTMTTALIGSSTWLTVATSIGMPVSTTHSIVGAVIGAAIAAKGGNNIIWGWKGVAQIIASWFIAPAIAGAFASIIFLISKFGVLEVKNPRTSLRNAMLLVPMLVFVAFSILTMLIVWKGSPKLKLNTLSTGTTVGAIFGTGGVATAVYFLFAYPYYRRKLVHEDWTLQWYDIFRGPIYWFKSTDNIPPIPEGQTLTKDYYKGRRYDEAGNLVVLGTDRDASAGVVEAAHDGEDSNSDGEKTSAVVQNQPSSVDSEKQPAPSAAGTAEYKGENSRWPNKFPGYLKLAKESPKNWPLVFFLLLTHGVRQDIIANQAGSKDVLAGDLHKMHTASKYYDNKIEYMYSLLQAITACTMSFAHGANDIANATGPLATVYLVWTTNTTASKAEVPVWVLCYAAGALVIGLWTYGYHIMANLGNKLILQSPARGFSIELGAAVTTVMATQLKIPISTTQSAVGATVFVGLCNREWKSVNWRMVAWCYLGWIITLPCAGLIAGLLNAIILYAPSKGVSYTMT
- a CDS encoding F-actin-capping protein subunit beta, putative (Similar to S. cerevisiae CAP2;~In S. cerevisiae: beta subunit of the capping protein (CP) heterodimer (Cap1p and Cap2p) which binds to the barbed ends of actin filaments preventing further polymerization): MDKFDSSLDLIRRLDPRSITTNLSNICALISEDEELVADLLSSVDTPLTTSTCLKSGKDYLCCDYNRDGDSYRSPWTNIYYPELSSQDVNDAPYPSSILRDLEIKANDSFDIYRDLYYEGGISSVYLWDTSEEDEEVDSTTALQNGFAGVVLFKKETEDKSGNWDSIHVFEVVPQSKNRYLYKLTTSVVLNLENKKQVGGNLGLAGNLTRQLEQEQSIELDGSINPETSHLINLGQLVEKSEYNIRNLLQEVYFDKLKDIMLKDLRSMGDINDKKLDDLKQNAIIKGLQGL